Within Haematobia irritans isolate KBUSLIRL chromosome 2, ASM5000362v1, whole genome shotgun sequence, the genomic segment ACGACTTATTAGCATGGATGATTTAAGAGATTACTCCCGAGGATTTCTACCACAAGACACATTGACAGTTGTTTGCGATATAACCGCTATACTTGACACTGTTGACATTGTACCACGGCAAATTGGCGATGTTTCAGTTATTGGTGCAGATCAAAACAAGCAGGAGGATCTTTCGAAATTACTCGAAACAGGTCGATTTAGTGATGTCGTTTTCGTGGTCGGCGACAAAGAGTTTAAAGCCCACAAAGCTATATTGACCATACGTAGTGAGGTATTTGCCCGGATGTTTGAACATGAAAGCTTAGATGAAAGCAAATCAAATCGCGTTGAGATTATTGATTTTGAGCCGGATGTCATACAAGAGAtgcttattttcatttattccaATAAATCACAGCGCATAGATGATATGGCCGTGGATCTTCTACCAGCTGCCGACAAATATGCTTTGCACAGATTAAAGACGATGTGTGAATTTGTACTACATCGCGATTTACGTTCCGATACAGCGATAGAAACGTTAATACTTGCTGATCGTCATCGTGCCAACCAATTAAAGGAACAATGCATAAATATCATTAAAGAGAATATATCAGACATAATTAAGATGGATTCATGGCAGCATATCTGCAAATTTCCGCATTTGGTTACAGAAATCGTAAGCTTTATTGCTTGCAAATAATTTAAGATGTTATGGCGTTAAATTCATTCAACACTCAATGTTGTGTATTATTTGTTTTAGTTATTACATGTGTtacatattagaggtgtgcacgtgacacgaaattgtcgtgactcacgcaaaatttcgtgactcacgcgtgagtcgtgagtcacgctcatggcaacggcgtgagtgtgcgtgatcgtgattaacaaaccaaaatgtcgtgcgtgagcgtgagtcacgaaaatattatctccgTGAGTAAaggtttacgctcacgaaaataatcccgctcaccaacataaaacgcttaagagttaaattaatttacaattttagtgacacctgggatgttaagagtgaaataacgctcccgattttaataaagctcatgttttcagagacGTCGTTAAGGTAAATTTGTTCGTgaatcacgacatttttcgtgagtcacgatatttttcgtgagttacgacattttcgtgcgtgagtgtgcgtgtgtacaaattttcttttcgtgagtgtgcgtgagcgtgagtcctaccaaacaatatcgtgcgtgagtgtgcgtgagtaagatttttccgtcgtgagtgtgcgtgagcgtgaataaATTAttgctcacgtgcacacctctattacaTATCCCTTAAATATACGAATTTTAAAGCACTGAACTTTGTAGCATGGAACACAAGCAGCCAACTTAAATAAACCATCCAAAATGAAATATATTCGAAGTACTCATCAACTTTAGATCACCTACGGCAATGCGAATACACTAGTTGCCGATCAAATACATAACGGTGAATCCCAAACATCTACAAAgattattgtaaaatataataaattaataaacgtTAAAATGTTATCCTTAATATTTTActccaaggcatattaattaaaggtaaagtcacgagcaaacgtgtgtacaccccatgatatttagaaagtcaaactaaaatggcaggtcacttaagttgacattttgtgtatgtgtagtgttgttgtattgtaatatttatgtacacaaagaatgtaaacaaacctactaaacgtaaacaaagcctttgacaagatgaatgtcgatattagtcacctgattgcatgactttacctctttaatatgccttgattTTACTCGAGGAAGTTAAATCCTTTTGTTCTTATTCCGGAACGGGTTGTGGGTGACTTAAATCAATTTTCGTACAAGTTGCccgattggtaaaatttttggtcAGCGTGTAGACTTACATTTTTGCCTGAAAGGCCTATTTTCggagttatgcgctttacagactatcagttattccggacggaatggcggaatgtgttatcgatcccaaaaACATGcatcagtatcgattatgccttcggacctaacttataatgtgcacaatatatggggtatgttcgacacgaacactgtcgtccggaataactgatagtctgtaaagcacaataaatgtgatgtgataaggccggtactctgttcggttttcgcgttgaaactccatacaaaatcaaaaaatgcgaaaaatttgcgaaattttttccatttgtgatactttgttttttcgtgttgaaaaactgacgtttatagcacggcgccatttgcaatgtgaattaagaaataatttatttattaaaaactatttgtgcgggtttataaatcaaacgcggaccatatttttgttccgaaactatacaaaggatcaaaggaatagcagatcaattgcccaaggaaaaataaaatgttattttgtaaaaacaagcaacaaccaccaacttaatgcaatatcgctccctgttaaatagcgctccaagctacctaaaaaaacgccgctttttatgtgcgaaataatggtttccataaaaatttttcgcaagaatgaacatagtaccggcctatagtcgtataaatatatatttataagaatttgtaaatgtttaatcaaattaataaacatctaaaaatcgtgttttacttgaccacaatgattcttctacaactatcttaaaatgcactttttctgatagtttgaagtggctcttattggcgtccttctaaatgtatccagaagggcacctaataattgcactcatgcgatacttttttgtagtaacttggcgtggtacaacttctcaatagtgacggcgcttttccgaggagttttggatatcgtatacgactattTTCGACGTAgttgggattctcagaagcgccgtcaaattcaaaaaatgttggcagggttataAGAaactagttgtgcttggtgttttacaaaatataaaatggctcttgtaacaatagggctgttttctttttgcactggatacaacatttgtatgggctatccagaacatcgttgcactggtgttctatccagaacatctcatcagtgcaagtcgcgccgatgttgccagattgtatttggataaagtgacgcttcttcgattcacaatagcaatttattgtgactattttatcgaaaaacatgaaattcaaagtgatacagtgccataaataatcgcagcagtaaatatttaatacTAATTGGAccgtttcatacattaaaaatgcaagatttcacttcttttctgtgattgtttttaaacagttgatgacagtgttgcatatttttggagatgtcctggataaacgactactctgttttcttttagtccttaacggcttagcatatccagtgctaaaagaaaacagccctaatagtgatgacaaaatactttcatgcgaatagtgatggcaaaatactatcacagttggcgattgttgcagtgtaacTTACGAgtatgtggtagcgatgaggaggaaatggaactttgaaatgctagcaggatataaactatttgaagcaacattttttcatcggtcagctttttaatgttttcgaaaacgtagaatccgtaattttaggTTTCGGCAAAGAGACAtatatttagtgacttccttaaagtttcatttcatttgttattatcacttacctattattattaactatttggagtaaattcagttatttgtctaaaattttccattttttatttcttccaattgaccacAAACTTGATTGCACAaagaagtattgaaaaccacatggtattttcgttgcattttagggttgtgttgtgtcaaagttttctcatattatcttcaacccctgccaacattttttttatttgacggcgcttctgagaatccccatcaCGTCGAAAAGATTCGTATATgacatccaaaactcctcgcaaAAGtgtcgtcactattgagaagttgtaccacgccaagttaaaaATGCTCACCCTGTACTTATtaggatttgatttttttatatctacGTGGCATCTCTAATTTCTACAGCTGTTTGTTATATTCCCCGCATACGTCTGACCCGGCGACGATCATACAAAATGACGCCGTGAAGAACAATTCAAAGTCGGTTCGAATTAATTAATCGCTTCTTCACCACAATGTTGCCAGGTGACTTTGGAATcttcccccaaatcttaagtaaAAAACCCCCAAAttgtaccaattttttttcaaaaacccctaaaaattttttagtaatGCAAATAGGTAAAAATGGGCttcccaaatttgtaaaaattaatgcGATAGTAATGCacatcaaaaattcaattttacaaaaaaaaaaaaatatatctaaaaatataatatgtatatcaattaaaaaatcagataggagaaaataattcaatgaataaatgtttcaattcacacccagcaaacaaatttggaagtacttctaaaggcataacattaaaagcacttccaaaaatgactgtttggtgcggttctttcatatttttaatgggttttttaacttgttttgtttcaatagattaaaaacagggtaaaaattaatcaaatggaacaaccctgccaacattttttgaatttgggggcgcttctgagaatccccactacgtcgaaaacagtcgtatacgatatccaaaactcctcggaaaagcgccgtcactattgagaagttataccacgccaagttactacaaaaaagtatcgcatgagtgcaattattaggagcccttctggatacatttggaaggacgccaataagagccccttcaaacaatcagacaaagtgcattttaagatagttgtaaaagaatcattgtggtcaagtaaaacacgattgtttagatgtttattaattttatgaaacacttataaattctcataaatataacatttatacgactatcacatcacatttaacacatttttatgcattaataagagattgattttgagttacaagttgtaagttaaatgttgtagcgtctatcagccagtacttttattcccaatggaggcagcgtgtctggaaaaatatttgaaaaactatcactttattccatttggaaagtcaaaaattgttcaccaatttacttttcacaattttaaccgtaaaaactatgttttcagcactttattttcgttttcattgcaataaattataataagccacttccgcttggtgtttcacaaaatataaaatggctcttgtaacaatagtgatggcaaaatactttcatgcgaatagtgatggcaaaatactatcacagttggcgattgttgcagtgtcacttaccagtctgtggtagcgatgaggatgaaatgggacattgaaatgctgacagggaaattattcaaattttgtcggtaAAAATGATGAatccaaacgtttcagacaagctttagaatgtattagaaatcataaaaaattgagtttggcaaaggaaaagagatatgctggcaaatttgtttaggcagtagccgactatcaaaccctttttcgggaggttcaagtgtagttcacgttgggttgagtgaattacccgaatttattctgataattggttgatagttttgctgcaagtagaggatgctgatgaggaatgtggtgattccgaaacagctgtacatccaaccatcttgcagtctatagggctttgcccaaataaatttgacaagcatacttttcctctgttggttaagctacacttgtagtttagtcaatgcatggctttaagctgagatcaaaaaacaaaaaaacaacaataacgattgaagagaagccaacaataacaaacaaaacgaaatcataaaaaataataaaaattatttatttggcaaaataccacaaaatttttcaatgcacatccaaaacactgaattcagatcataccctaaaaatgattcaaattcagtgcaagggctgttgaaatggtggacatctgtcctatgacaagcccttgttaaattcatagcttctgcgccaattttgctccacttccggatccaaaaagaacatcttcactacttttttggcgacgctttttttgctgggacattaattcaaaatcaaatcaacaaaagttaaattcagtatatgcattaaaaatgtttaaatgtgCTCCCTTTGCATTGTATGATTTGTTGGAAGTAAATAATTTAATCGTTTCACTTGTAAGTGTAAGGAATTTAAGGAATAATGTAAGGAATATTTAACTCTTAAAATGCTTTCAGTTGTTAAAGTTAAGATACggtttcttaatttgtttttaaccgTGTCGAATATTAGAAATGCCCTTTCAGAGGAAGCACTTGAAAAGAGTAGCGAAAGCTATCCTAATGCATACTTGCTTATATCGAGGGATTTGTGCTGATCTCCCTCGTATATTttccgaatttggttgagaatTGTTTCACTTTATTggatgttaaatatttttttgtcccaaaaaaaaaaccaaataaaagttacccctaaaaatccccccaaacggTTAAAAACCCCCTAAATTGGGGGTTtcccccaacctggcaacactgctccaCCAAGACGTAGGGTCATAATCTAATTCTTGAATCGCtggtccaaaaagaaaattaaaattgaatattcTCCTGAGCGATTTATGTTTACAAAACATTTAAGATAGGTGTGTCGCTTTATAACAAATTGTTATGTTAAACAAGATAATTAATTTGCTTTCCAGGCATAACAATGGGAAGCAAACACCATGTTTACCTGTCATCATGTAACTTAACTGATGTCCAACTCAAGGAACAAGGAAACTGCTTATTTTCAGCAAGGAAATATGATGATGCGATCAATTGTTACACAAAGTGTATAGTAAGTAAAGTTATATGCTATAAGTTGTACGTCATAGCTATACaaactgaagtacaaaaattggCATAGTACAATTTCTATTTGGGAATAGAAATCTGTTAATCAGTTTCTGGTGTATGATGTATGACCAAATGCCTTGTTCCACATATTGTCATGCCATCTAGACCCATATACACAATCAAATAAGTTTGGGTTTTATATCGAAAGAGTTCCAATGAATGAACCCCGTATGGAATGTCTGTTGTATTGAACTTTTAGGGATATATTATATTGAACTTTTAAGGATATAATGGATCTAGTTATGCCTTGTTCCACATATTGAGATGTCATGCCATCTAGACCCAGTACAAAATACACAATCAAATATGTTTGGATTTTATATCGAAAGAGTACCAATGAATGAACCCCGTATGGAATGTCTGTTGT encodes:
- the LOC142223565 gene encoding speckle-type POZ protein B-like — translated: MSFVTSSTKYATTTPPEVKATGAEAWHCTRVNLTTFRYLWKIENFSFLKSERTSPEFVIKDIPNLKWKLQILEEDYYLFIKLLIVPSKINPQNVQHKFEASIINADGKVGYCYSSDVVLFDVLSIRLISMDDLRDYSRGFLPQDTLTVVCDITAILDTVDIVPRQIGDVSVIGADQNKQEDLSKLLETGRFSDVVFVVGDKEFKAHKAILTIRSEVFARMFEHESLDESKSNRVEIIDFEPDVIQEMLIFIYSNKSQRIDDMAVDLLPAADKYALHRLKTMCEFVLHRDLRSDTAIETLILADRHRANQLKEQCINIIKENISDIIKMDSWQHICKFPHLVTEIVSFIACK